From the genome of Hathewaya histolytica, one region includes:
- a CDS encoding CidA/LrgA family protein, which produces MKYLRQIAIIFFFCILGELVKLIFKLSIPSSVLGLLLLLTALCIGIVKLEMIEKVSDLLLEHLAFLFIPAGVGLMSCFGVIKKNLLNFTLIILISTTIVIITTGTTIEFLLRRRQK; this is translated from the coding sequence TTGAAATATTTAAGACAGATAGCGATTATTTTCTTTTTTTGCATTTTAGGAGAATTAGTAAAGTTAATTTTTAAACTTTCTATTCCTAGTAGTGTTTTGGGTCTGCTATTACTTCTAACAGCACTTTGTATAGGGATTGTTAAGTTAGAGATGATTGAAAAGGTAAGTGATTTACTATTAGAGCATCTTGCATTTTTATTTATCCCTGCTGGTGTAGGACTTATGTCTTGCTTTGGAGTTATAAAGAAAAATCTACTTAACTTTACATTAATCATACTTATATCCACCACTATAGTAATAATTACAACAGGAACTACAATTGAGTTTTTGTTGAGAAGGAGGCAAAAGTGA